One segment of Nocardia farcinica DNA contains the following:
- a CDS encoding ferredoxin, with product MKVSVDLDQCEANGICVGFAPDVFELDDDDQLHILADEVPADRRAEVEDAVAQCPKAALKLL from the coding sequence ATGAAGGTCAGCGTCGATCTCGACCAGTGCGAAGCGAACGGAATCTGCGTCGGATTCGCCCCCGACGTGTTCGAACTCGACGACGACGACCAGTTGCACATTCTCGCCGACGAGGTGCCCGCCGATCGTCGCGCCGAAGTCGAGGACGCCGTGGCGCAATGCCCGAAGGCCGCGCTCAAACTTCTGTGA